The nucleotide sequence CAAAAAGTACAAAGATATATAACTATTCCATTTAGAACGAAATAGTACTGATTATTTTTAATTTTAAAATTGTGCTCAAAATGAAAGTAGCAATTGTTGGTGTTAGCGGAGCAGTAGGACAAGAATTCCTACGTGTGCTAGACGAGAGAAACTTCCCGATGGATGAGCTGATCCTTTTTGGTTCATCCCGTAGTGCCGGACGTGTTTATACATTTAAAGGTAAACAGTACACCGTCAAAGAGCTCAAGCATAACGACGACTTTAAAGGGATCGATATTGCTTTCGTTTCGGCAGGAGGAAGTACTTCCGTTGAGTTTGCGGAAACCATTACCAAGCATGGTGCGGTGATGATCGACAACTCAAGTGCTTTCCGTATGGACGCAGATGTGCCTTTGGTAGTTCCCGAGGTAAATCCAGCCGATGCATTGACTCGTCCCCGTGGTATTATTGCCAACCCAAACTGTACAACCATTCAGATGGTAGTCGCTTTAAAGGCAATTGAAGGTATTTCTCACATTAAGAAAGTACATGTTTCAACCTACCAGGCTGCCAGTGGTGCAGGAGCAACTGCCATGGCAGAGTTGATAAAACAATACGAACAGATACTGAAGGGCGAAGAACCCACAGTAGATAAGTTTGCTTATCAGCTGGCTTATAACCTGATTCCTCAGGTTGATGTATTTACCGAAAATGGTTATACAAAGGAAGAGATGAAGATGTACCACGAAACACGCAAGATTATGCACACGGATATTGAAGTAAGTGCAACTTGTGTACGTGTTCCGGTTATGCGTGCTCACTCTGAAACGACTTGGGTGGAAACAGAACGTCCAATCAGTGTTGAAGAGGCTAAAGAAGCTTTTTCGAAAGCAGAAGGTGTAATTTTGCAAGATAATCCTGCAACTAAAGATTATCCAATGCCTTTGTTCGTGGCAGATAAAGAACCTGTTTATGTGGGTCGTATCCGCAAGGATCTTACCAATCCGAATGGACTTACTTTCTGGACGGTAAGTGATCAGATTAAGAAAGGTGCCGCTTTGAACGCTGTTCAGATCGCAGAATACCTTATTAAGGTAAAGAACGTAAAATAAGATTATCTTATCAAATAACTAACAGGCCGTTTCATTAATGAGACGGCCTGTTTTTCCTTCGGGACTTTGAGTCGCCAAAGTATATACTTTAGCAACTCAAAGTCCTATGTTTGAAAGTTCAAAATTGTATTAATTTTTTAGCTTGTTATTGCTTCTGCTTTTGCGCTTCACGGCGGGCTTTTTCGCGGTCGCGGAGTTTTTGCTGGTAGAGCTTTTCTTTTTCTTTACGCTCCGCTTCACGTTTTTTGAGCTGTTGTTTGTATTCGCGTTCTTTTTGTTTGCGAAGAGCCTCCCGTTCTTTGATCTTTTGCTTGCGGGCAGCTTCGGTTTGTTTGAGACGTTGCTTTTGCTCTTTTTCAAGGTTCTTTTCGCGATTGGCTTTGGCTGTGAGCAATGCCTGATTCTCTTCTTCCTGTTTTTTCAGAATATTAGCACGTTCTTTGGCCTTTTGTTCCTGCAATTCTTTTTCAACTTTTTGCTGTGCTTCGAATTCGTCGCGTTTTTGTTTCTTGAGAGCTTCTGCTTCTGCAGCTTCACGGGCACGTATCGCCTGAATTTCTTTCAGGGTTAGTTCTTTGGTTTCCGGAATTTGAACTGCAGGAATACTGTCTGCTTGCGTAACAGCTTCCTGTTGAATAGTAATATGGCTGCTATCGGAAGAAAGCGGTTGTTCCTTTTCTACTTTACTTGTTTGAAGGGAATCAACAGTCTGTTCGGGGATAGTAGTTGCCGGCGAAATTATTGCTGCTTTTTCAGAGTCTGTTTCCTGTACCTCAAGATCGGAAACAGCCGGAGTCTCCGAAGTTTTGCCAGGTTCTTCTGCCTCTTCCGATAAACGTGCACGCCAGCGGGCAACGATTTCGGGTGCTGTTTCGCCGTAGTTTTGGTTGAAGAAGGAGATGTATTCGTCCAGTGTCTTTCCGTGAATAAGTGTTTCGTAGTTGGTTTCAGAGATAGGGAGTATGCCAACGGTTTTTTCAATGGCTGAGGCATAGCCCGATTCCTGATGAATCATCTTGTAATACTGGAGAATTTCGTCTAAGCCAACAAACCCGCGTATGAAAAGCATACTCATCTCTCCGAAGGATTCTCCGCTCAAATCGAACTCTTTCACCATAAAGTTGGCGAAGTTGAAGGCCGCTACGCTAAACAGTAATTGATTGCGGTCGGCTTTCCCTGTGGGATAGATCAGCAACATACGGCAAGGTTCGCTTACTCCGGCAGTAAATACGCGCGCAGAATCGCTGATGGCAAGTTCTCCATTCTCGCCCAGACCGAATCGCAGGTTCCATTTCATTCCGGTTATACCTCCCTGAACCATGGACCGGCCACGCAATACGCCCTTCAGCATTTCGCCGGCCAGTTCGGTAACATCGGCTTTGGGGTATTTTTCAACTAAGGCTTTCAGCGCGTCTTTAAAGCGGTTGGCATCGCCCGACTGTACATACGTAAGTGCTTCGAGGAAGGTAAACTTGGGTAGAAGTTTAGACAGCGGATAGGCTGAGGTTACTTCCCTATAGTTTTTCCTTACCAGACTTGTGTCGCCGGCAAGGTAATGGTTGTAGGTAGCTTCGTAAATAGAATCCTGCACCCTGTCCATCATCTGCATATTGTAAACATAGTTGGGATCGGAAACTGCCACGGTATAATCACTTTCCGGGAAGCTGCGTGTTAGTTTATCTTTATACTTTGCGGTAAGTACCGGATCTTCCAGACGCAGCGACATAAGGTACAACTGATAATAGCTTTCCAAACGATATTCATTCTGTGGAAAACGTCGTTCCAACGTCTCGAATGTTTCGATAGACAGCGGAAGATCTTCCAACTTGTCTTTATATATTTTCGCCATGTTATAAAGTCCGTCGGCAATTATCAAATCAGAAGCCTTCAGGTCTTCTTCGGTAAGCGGGAGCTGTTGCAAATAAAACGCAGGATCTTTGGGGTCTTGTGCAGCAACAGGAGTCGACAGGCTATCTACCGGAGATAGGCCAATGGCCGATGAGTCCGGATTATTACCCGCAATGGTACTTCCTAAAGCATCTGCTGAGGTTTCCTGAAATGTGTTCATCGCTTTTTTTAGTCGCCGCCAGTTGTCTTCCAGCATTCGCCGTCCCCATCTGTTCTGGAATTGTCTTTTTCCATCGGCAACTGTTTGGGAATTATAGAAATAGAAAGACGACTCGCCTGCGGCAACGGGTAATGTCACTGTTTTGGTTTCTGTACCTGCCCGGTTTATTCCGGTTCCTTTGGCGCCCTGTTCCGCCAGATAAGCCGCTTTTTCGGCAGCTTTCTTTTGTTCCTCTTCCTCCTTTTTTACTTTTTCAATGATTTTTCCGATCACAGCCATACGTTCAGGTTCACTCATTTTTGCAATGGTTTGCAAGCTATCCTGCAAATGAACGGCTTCGGTGTGGATGACAAATTCGTCCAGGATGGCCGATTGTTTAGCTACCCGTTCGTATTCCCTGTGTTTCTTTCCCAAAGCCGACAATGCGCCAAGGAAACAAGGCTGAGCCTTTGCATAGGCTCGCTGCTTAAAGTAGATATCGCCAAGTTTAAGCTGACAAATGGCTTTGTCTAGTCCGTTACGGGTACTCTTTTCAATGGCTTTTTCGTAGTTTTGTATAGCATTGATTGTGTCCTGCTGACTCATATATACGTTGCCTATGGCATAGTACACCTGGTCTTGATACTCCACATTCTTTTCGCTGCGCGCCATTCCCTTTAACTTACGTATTACTTTTTCATAGTTACCTCCGGGAAAGACTTCCGTCTGACGGATACGTGCGGCAAATTCCATTTCGTAGGGAGGATTGGCATTTGCCACCTGTCCGAATGCTTTATATGCAAGTCCGTCTAACCCTTCTCCTGCATACAATTGCCCCAGCAGATACTTCATGCGGGTACGCTGCAGGTGTTTCTTTTCTGCTTTGATAGCCTTGATGAGGTAGGGGATAGCTTCCTTGTTTTGCTTGTTTTTAATCAGGTAATCGGCATACACTGCGGCATACAGTTTCTGTTTATTTTTGGGAATACCTCCCGTATTCAACTTGTTGAGAATGTCTTCAGATTCGTAAATCCATCCCATCTCCGAATAACATCTGGCCTGCC is from uncultured Macellibacteroides sp. and encodes:
- a CDS encoding aspartate-semialdehyde dehydrogenase; its protein translation is MKVAIVGVSGAVGQEFLRVLDERNFPMDELILFGSSRSAGRVYTFKGKQYTVKELKHNDDFKGIDIAFVSAGGSTSVEFAETITKHGAVMIDNSSAFRMDADVPLVVPEVNPADALTRPRGIIANPNCTTIQMVVALKAIEGISHIKKVHVSTYQAASGAGATAMAELIKQYEQILKGEEPTVDKFAYQLAYNLIPQVDVFTENGYTKEEMKMYHETRKIMHTDIEVSATCVRVPVMRAHSETTWVETERPISVEEAKEAFSKAEGVILQDNPATKDYPMPLFVADKEPVYVGRIRKDLTNPNGLTFWTVSDQIKKGAALNAVQIAEYLIKVKNVK